The DNA region aaaacatttaattttttatttgccCGGGTAAAGGAGGAGGGTTGTGTTGGACCTTGGCGGCCAACATAAAACTAGTCGATATCTTAAATATGGATTACTCCACTAATTTCTTACATTTAAGAAATTAATCATCTGAAATGTCCACATTTTCCAACTAATTAAAGCTTATGTCACAGCTGGCATACCAGAATAGAATCGTAATTCAAAATGCTCACTAAAGTACATGTTCCATACATTTTTGCATTTCAAGAGCAAAAACAAGAGACTTTTGAGTTTCAGGTTTGGATTTTATGAGgaacattttgaatttaatctAACAGCTTTGTTTCTTATGTTGTCCTCGTGTTATGTTATCCGTGGACATAGTGTAGTACTATCAAAATGCGTAAATAATTTCTGCATATTAGAGAGACCAGAACACTTATGTATAGAATCTAAAATCTATAGATATTCTGGTATGCATTGCCCCCAACCCCCATGTTATAGAAGAATCATAATCACCTGCTTTCTGTTCCAATCATATAAGCGTGTACCACCACCAACTGCAGGAGCAAACTGGAAGAGAATATAACCTTCCCTAGATACTTTAACTGCACCAGACTGCAAAACATAACAGAATGTTCCATAACCAAACATCATATTCAAAATTCCACAAAATTAGTACTCAAACATTAGAAATTCAGAACAGAGAAAAACCAGTGACAACTTCCATCAATTAACAAAACCAACAAATCCAAAGCAGAACATACATCCAACATCGAAAATTCCGGAGGTTTAGGAGATAGTGTCAGCACAGCTTTGCCTTTGTAAAGGGAGTGATCCACATAAACCCTGGGCGGCAAATCTACAACTTGAACAGTGAACAcacataaaaaaaacacatcTTGAAGAGAAAACAAAAAGCAGTATCATCATGAAAACACCAATGCTAGACAATTTCAAAGCCTACCCATTATTCTATATCATTGGTTAACAAGAAATACAGCAAAAAGCTCAGATTTTTTTACATAAGAAAATTGAATCATCTTTTCAATTGCAAAATTAGGGTTTTCTATTGAGTAACCAAATTGAGTTGGAATGAGTGAATTGGAGAAAGAAGAGTACCTGGCGGAGGTGGAGGGCGTTGTGGGGAGTCAAAGAGCTCGGTTTGGCGGCATTTTACAGAGAGTGATGGAAGGGTGAGAGAGGTGGTGGGTGTGGCTGAAGAAGAAGGACTGAAACCCCTAAAAGTGATGGACTTTGTTGTGATGAAAGAGTGGGTTGGGATTGGGCATGGCTTAATGGCAATGGAGTGTACCATTGTTTCAGGCACCCCCCTCTatcctttcttttttcttggttatgtattctgtttttattttttttgttttattcaataaaacaagtttttcagtttgaaaattcttctaTTTATTGGTactctcatttttttttgtgacaGTTACTCTCATAATTTATATCTATGTGATaggagtaattttttttttgttgaatgggAAAAAGAAAACGGAACTAAAGAGCTAACGAATGTCATGCCAAACTTGGGACCACTACATTTGGAGACTCCTCCAAAATAGTGAAGCTACATTGAAGTCTAGCTCCAACAGTGGCCATGGAATCAGACAGCCCATTCGATTCCTAGGGAATATTACATAGGCGAACCACCCAATCCTTAGAGAGAAGCAAGTGAATATATTGAACGGCATAGCAGAAGCATGAAACTGGCGATTATTACCTTTGAGGACCTTCACAATCTCCAAACAATTTGACTCACAATAAACCGGACATATACTTCTACATAAGAGAAGTAGGATCCCAAACGTCATAGCCAAGATTTCCGCAGACAAAGAGTCACCTCCCGACATCCCAGCACAAAACCCAATCATCCAAGCTCCCGAAGCATCCCTCATTACTCCAGTCATTCCCATGCAAGGCTTAGCAGACCCAAAAGCCTCATCCACC from Lotus japonicus ecotype B-129 chromosome 2, LjGifu_v1.2 includes:
- the LOC130739869 gene encoding single-stranded DNA-binding protein WHY1, chloroplastic-like isoform X1 yields the protein MVHSIAIKPCPIPTHSFITTKSITFRGFSPSSSATPTTSLTLPSLSVKCRQTELFDSPQRPPPPPVVDLPPRVYVDHSLYKGKAVLTLSPKPPEFSMLDSGAVKVSREGYILFQFAPAVGGGTRLYDWNRKQVFSLSVNEMGALISLGARGSCEFVRDPFKGKSDEGKIRKVLKVEPLLDGSGHLFNLSVQNKLKNVDESIFVPVTKAELAVFNSLFNFILPYLLGWNAFGNSIKPGVYSRVHNASQDTEQNMNGTVGDNL
- the LOC130739869 gene encoding single-stranded DNA-binding protein WHY1, chloroplastic-like isoform X3, yielding MVHSIAIKPCPIPTHSFITTKSITFRGFSPSSSATPTTSLTLPSLSVKCRQTELFDSPQRPPPPPVVDLPPRVYVDHSLYKGKAVLTLSPKPPEFSMLDSGAVKVSREGYILFQFAPAVGGGTRLYDWNRKQVFSLSVNEMGALISLGARGSCEFVRDPFKGKSDEGKIRKVLKVEPLLDGSGHLFNLSVQNKLKNVDESIFVPVTKAELAVFNSLFNVGMLLETP
- the LOC130739869 gene encoding single-stranded DNA-binding protein WHY1, chloroplastic-like isoform X2, translated to MVHSIAIKPCPIPTHSFITTKSITFRGFSPSSSATPTTSLTLPSLSVKCRQTELFDSPQRPPPPPDLPPRVYVDHSLYKGKAVLTLSPKPPEFSMLDSGAVKVSREGYILFQFAPAVGGGTRLYDWNRKQVFSLSVNEMGALISLGARGSCEFVRDPFKGKSDEGKIRKVLKVEPLLDGSGHLFNLSVQNKLKNVDESIFVPVTKAELAVFNSLFNFILPYLLGWNAFGNSIKPGVYSRVHNASQDTEQNMNGTVGDNL